The Candidatus Bathyarchaeota archaeon DNA window TTCTAGATTCATCAATAATCCTTCCCATGGCTGTGGAGATGGCCTTCTCAGACACAACTATCACATCACCTCTCTGGACTATCCCTCCCACCGCGTCCAGAATCCTCTGCTTATAGTCCGTCCCAGGCTTCCAGTAGCTGGATCTCAATGCTCGTGCCCTATACCTGGGCAATTTCAAGGGTCCGCTCCATGAAAAGTACTTGAAAGTAGGCTTATAACGATGTTGAAATAGATCAGTTTGACTTGCATATGAGGATCGGTTTACTTACGAGAAATAGAAACGCATGGTGCTCACAACAGCTAATAAAATCATTCAAAAACAGGAATGTCGACGTTGCCTGTTTCAGCTTCGGTGACATAGTTGCGAGGGTCGGCTTGAAGCCAATTGCAAGTGTTGGAAACTTGGACTTACTTACCGAGTTGGATGCTATCTTAGTCAGACCTATAGGCAGAGGCTCATTGGAGGAGATTATATTCAGGCTCAACCTTCTACAGAAACTGGCTAGGTCAGGTTTAACAGTTATAAATTCACCTTACTCAATAGAGAAGGCTGCTGACAAGTATAACACCCTAGCAATCCTCTCAGAGCATGGAATAAACGTCCCCAGAACAGTCGTCACCGAGAATGTGATAAGAGCAATGAGTGCGTTCAAAGAATTCGGGGAAGATGTTGTAGTCAAACCAATATTTGGATCCAGAGGAATAGGCGCAGCGAGAATATCAAATTACGATGTTGCCGAGAGAGTATTCAGAACATTAAGATTCCAGAGACAGATCCTGTACATTCAAGAGTATATCTGGCATGGAACCTCCGATATCAGGGCATTTGTCGTCGGCGATAATGTCGCCGGCGCCATGAGGAGAGTCGCCGATTCATGGAAGACGAATATAAGCAAAGGCGCCAAGGCTATACCAATATCACTCCCACAGGACCTTGAGAAACTCGCCGTGAAGACTGCGAAGGCCATAGGATGTGAGATAGCTGGCGTCGACCT harbors:
- a CDS encoding RimK family alpha-L-glutamate ligase, translating into MRIGLLTRNRNAWCSQQLIKSFKNRNVDVACFSFGDIVARVGLKPIASVGNLDLLTELDAILVRPIGRGSLEEIIFRLNLLQKLARSGLTVINSPYSIEKAADKYNTLAILSEHGINVPRTVVTENVIRAMSAFKEFGEDVVVKPIFGSRGIGAARISNYDVAERVFRTLRFQRQILYIQEYIWHGTSDIRAFVVGDNVAGAMRRVADSWKTNISKGAKAIPISLPQDLEKLAVKTAKAIGCEIAGVDLIDEGGRPTILEINSQPGWRGLQTVTEKSISDIIADYVISRAS